TTGATTTTTCAAATTCTAACAAATAAAAGCGTAAAAAATCTAAAATTTTATGGAAATATTTTGATATGGAAATTTAAATTTGTACAAGAGTATGAGTATATTAACATACTTCCTAGTTATAAACAAAGGCTTGAAGTAAGGGATTATTTTTTAGAAAAATTAGAAATTGATGTAGATAAAACTCCTAAAATAAAAAATATTTTTAAAATTTAACAATAAATACAAATTTATATTTTTATTTTTATACATAAGGTTGTTTGTTATTATATATGTTTATTTTATTTTTATTGATAGTTTATAAAAATTTAAAATAACTTCCATGGTACCCAAGGTCGGACTCGAACCGACACAGAGTTTCCTCTACCAGATTTTGAGTCTAGCGTGTCTACCATTTCACCACTTGGGCTAAAAAACAATCCGAGATTATACAAAATTTTAGATTAAAATTAGCTAAAAATTTATTTATAATAACAGTTATTATTTTAATGTATTTCATTGTTTCCGTTTGGTTATACAATTCTTTTCTATTTTTTAACAGGAGTATATAATGAAAAAATTTCTTTTTCTTGCACTATCAGGCATGAGCGTTTTTGCTAGTGATGCACTTACGAGTATTGAATTTAGCGAGGTAAAAGTTCCAATGACTGATGATGAAAAAAGAGGCATTGGTGCTAGCGATACAGTTAAGGTAAATGGCAAAGAGTATAAAATAGGCTTTAATACCATTATGCGCTCAGGCGATAAAGTTGGTGATGGCGTTTTTGGTGCTTTATATGATAAAAATGGCAAACTTATAACAACAAAAGATGGAAGTCCTAGAATTTCTGATGATAATGACTTTTCTTCACTTTTAACTTATAAAGATAAAATTTTTATGATTTCTCATTTTGAGACAAGACCAGCAGCTATGTATATAACAGAGCTAAGTCAAGATGAAAATGGAAAACTAACAGCAGTTAATACAAAAAACATTGATTTTTCTGAATTTGGAGGGCTTTGGGTTCCATGTGCTGGTTCAGTAAGTCCTTGGGGAACACACTTAGGAAGTGAAGAGTATGAACCAGATGCTAGAACAGTAAAAGAAGATGGTTCAAATGGTGAATATTCTGATCTTATGGGCGAGTATTTTGGTGGAGATTTAACAAAAGTTAATCCATATGCTTATGGTTATATCCCAGAGATAAAAATCACTAGTGAAAATGGTGATGTAGAGGTTACAAAACACTATACTATGGGTAGAATGGCACATGAGCTATCTTACGTGCTTCCTGATAAAAAAACTGTTTTATTAAGCGATGATGGTACAAATGTCTCTTTATTTATGTTTATAGCTGATAAAGAAGAAGATTTAAGTGCTGGAACACTTTATGCAGCAAAATGGAATCAAACAGATGATAAAAATGGCGGAACTGCTGATTTGGAGTGGATTAGCCTAGGACATGCAACAAATTCAGAGATTCAAAAAGCTATAAATGATGGCGTTAAATTTGGCGATATGTTTGAAGTAGCTGATTTTAAAGATGATACTTGCCCAGCTGGATTTACTCCTACAAAAGCAAATGCTGACTCTAACCAAGACACTGAGCCTGAGTGTATAAAGCTAAAAGATGGCATGGAAAAAATAGCTAGTAGATTAGAGTCAAGAAGAGTTGCGGCTATAAAAGGTGCTACAACTGAATTTAGAAAGATGGAAGGTATTACATACAACAACAATCTTAATGAAGTTTATATTGGAATGAGTGAGATTAATAAAGGTATGGAAAGCTTTAAATCAAAAGGTAAAGATAGCAATAAATACGATGTTAAAGGTCAAGACCATATCAGACTTCCTCACAACACTTGTGGAACTGTATATAAACTAAGCCTAGTTGAAAATGAAAAAATCGGTTCAAAATATGTTCCAAGCGTAATGAAAGGTATGGTATCAGGAAAATATAGCGACACAGGTGATAAACTAAATACTTGTGATTTAAATGGTTTAGCAAATCCTGATAATGTTACTTACATAAACAATACCGGAACACTGATAATCGGCGAAGATACAGGCTCAGGTCATCAAAATGATGCTATTTGGTCATACAATATAGCACAAGATAAGCTAACTAGAATTTTTACAACTCCTTATGGAAGCGAAACAACATCACCATACTACTACAACAATATCGGTGGTTTTGGTTATATAACTGCAGTTATTCAACACCCATATGGTGAGAGTGATGAGGATAAACTTTCAAATCCACAAGATGCAAGAGCATACACAGGATATATCGGACCACTTCCTGTAATTACAAAATAATTTTACACAAAAATTTATACTCTTATAGCCTACTTATTTGAGTAGGCTTTTGTTATTTAAAAGGAGATTTTATGAAAAAAAGTTTGATTTTATTAAATTTGCTTTTTATCAATTCTTTTGCGGTTGACATAATAAGTAAAGAGATTATCAACTCAGATAACTCTTATGTTTCATCGCAGTGTTATACAAAAACTATCGATGAAGATAATCCAAAAATCATCTCAAATCCTTGTTTTACTTGCCATAGTCTAAATAAAGAGCCAAATTTTACTTATGAGGATTATGATGTTCAAGAAAGTTATGACTTTCCACTTCCTGCTACTAAAAATCCTTTTACAAATTTATTTGTAGATAGAAGTGAAGATATTGCTAAAATTAGCGATGATGAAATTTTAAAATATGTTAAAACTGATAACTATAAAGATGAAAATGGCGAGATTATTTTAGCTAAAAAGTTAAAAAATTTAGATAAAAGTTGGGATTATAACAAAAATGGAATTTGGGATGGATATATACCAGATTGTGAATATAGCTTTGATAATGAGGGTTTTGATAGAACAAAAGATGGCGGATATACAGGCTGGAGAGCTTTTGGGTATTATCCATTTTTAGGGACTTTTTGGCCAACTAATGGAAATACTGATGATGTTTTGATTCGTTTGCCTGAAATTTTTACTCAAGATGAAAATGCTAAATTTGACCTTGAAATTTATAAGATAAATTTGCTTATAGTTGAGAGTTTGATAAAGCAAGAAAGTGTAAAAACTTTTGATATAGATGAGAGTAAATATGGCGTTGACTTAAATCAAAATGGCAAATTTGATATCGCAAATGAGATAGTTTTTAAATGGAATAAGCCTGATTATGATTTAATGAACGAAAAGCTTTCAAATTTTAGTATGAGTTATGTTGGGCTTGCAAAAAATTTGCTTATAGAAAATGAAGTAAATATTGCTCCTGGGCTTTATCCTGTAGGAACTGAGTTTTTACACTCTGTTAGATATATAGATGTAAATGGCGATAAAACAGGCATGGCAAAAAGAATGAAAGAGCTTAGATATGGTGTAAAAAGCTATTGGCAAAGCTATGGGGATTTATCAGACACTGGTGCAGCTGTCGTAAAAGAAAAAAGTGATTTTCCTGATAGAATAGATCAGTATATCGGAAATGTAGAAGTTGGGCTAAATAATGATAGGGGTTGGTTTTTTCAAGCTTTTATAGAGGATAAAGATGGCGAACTTAGACCACAAAACTATGAAGAAACTCTATTTTGCATGGGTTGTCACTCAAATATAGGGGCAACGGCTGATTCAACTTTTGTTTTTCAGCGTAAATTTGGAGATGATGAGTTTCAAAATGGTTGGTTTCACTGGAGCCAAAAAGATTTTTCTGGCATAAAAGATATGGTTTTAGAAGATGGCGAGGGTGAATATGCTAAATATTTAGCTTTAAATAACGCTGGAGATGAGTTTAGATCAAATACCGAAATAGTTGAAAAATTCTTTGTAGAGGGTTGGAAAAACAACCATGAGATGATAGAAAAAGAGTATGCTTTAAATCAAAAAACTCCAGGTTTAAAAATGGATAGAAGTTGGAAATTAAAAGCTGATGCTATGGAAATTTTAAAAAATGACATTAGCTATCTTTTAATGCCAAGTGCAAAAAGAGCTATAAAACTCAACAAAGCATATAAAGCTGTAGTTGATGAACAAAGCTATATCTTTGGTAGAGATGTAAATATAAAACCATCAAAAAATGTCCACAAAGAAGTAGAACAAGGCGAAAGTACAGGAATAAAAGCGTTTTTATATGAGTATTAAGTGATATAAATTTAAAAAGCCTAGTTAAAAACTAGGCTTAAAATTATTTCTTTTTAATCTTTTTTGAAGCAGCAACTGCATCTTTAAGTTGTTTACCAACTTTAAATTTAACTACATTTGTAGCTGGAGATTTGTAAGTTTTATCAGTTCCTGGAACTTTACCCTCTCTAGCAGCTCTTGTAGCAACATCAAAAGAACCAAAACCTATAAAGCTAATTGAGTCACCATTTACTAGGCACTCTTTTGTAACTTCTAGGGCTGCATCAACAACACTTTCTGTATCTTTTTTAGTTAAACCAGCTTTTTCAGCAACTGCAGCTATAAATTCAGCTTTTTTCATAAAGTATCCTTTTAATGAGATTTGCAGGGTTATTTTACAATACTTTTGGTAAAAAAACAATGGTTTTACCCCTAAAATTAGCTATTTCTATCTAAAATCGTTTAAAATTTAGAAATTTTTTCAAAAAATATGGATATTTATCTTAAAATTTTCTTATATACTGTATGAAATTGTTAATGTTATCTTATTTTGTATGTTATCTCTGTTTTATTTGACTGTTTTTTTATCTCTTTAATTGATAAGTTTTCAACCTTTAAATCCTGAAATTCATCTAAGGATTTTATATTTGCTTTTGCTATCTCTTTTAAAACAGCTCCACGGTAAAATTTTGCCCAGTGGCTTACTATTTTTTCATCTTTTATAAATTTAAGCGTTATAAATGGCTTTTTG
The sequence above is a segment of the Campylobacter corcagiensis genome. Coding sequences within it:
- a CDS encoding PhoX family protein; protein product: MKKFLFLALSGMSVFASDALTSIEFSEVKVPMTDDEKRGIGASDTVKVNGKEYKIGFNTIMRSGDKVGDGVFGALYDKNGKLITTKDGSPRISDDNDFSSLLTYKDKIFMISHFETRPAAMYITELSQDENGKLTAVNTKNIDFSEFGGLWVPCAGSVSPWGTHLGSEEYEPDARTVKEDGSNGEYSDLMGEYFGGDLTKVNPYAYGYIPEIKITSENGDVEVTKHYTMGRMAHELSYVLPDKKTVLLSDDGTNVSLFMFIADKEEDLSAGTLYAAKWNQTDDKNGGTADLEWISLGHATNSEIQKAINDGVKFGDMFEVADFKDDTCPAGFTPTKANADSNQDTEPECIKLKDGMEKIASRLESRRVAAIKGATTEFRKMEGITYNNNLNEVYIGMSEINKGMESFKSKGKDSNKYDVKGQDHIRLPHNTCGTVYKLSLVENEKIGSKYVPSVMKGMVSGKYSDTGDKLNTCDLNGLANPDNVTYINNTGTLIIGEDTGSGHQNDAIWSYNIAQDKLTRIFTTPYGSETTSPYYYNNIGGFGYITAVIQHPYGESDEDKLSNPQDARAYTGYIGPLPVITK
- a CDS encoding HU family DNA-binding protein, producing MKKAEFIAAVAEKAGLTKKDTESVVDAALEVTKECLVNGDSISFIGFGSFDVATRAAREGKVPGTDKTYKSPATNVVKFKVGKQLKDAVAASKKIKKK